A stretch of the Bacillus anthracis str. Vollum genome encodes the following:
- a CDS encoding YczI family protein, which produces MNRIVTVLLAIIIMGYSIYSWNDTSELSMLILQTLLGFMLVSLGVQNFKNKENRSMGIVLLLVALYLIVVSLVKYLA; this is translated from the coding sequence ATGAATAGGATTGTAACTGTTTTACTTGCAATTATTATAATGGGGTATTCCATTTATAGTTGGAATGATACTTCGGAACTGAGTATGCTAATTTTACAAACGCTTTTAGGGTTTATGTTAGTTAGTTTAGGGGTGCAAAATTTTAAAAATAAAGAAAATAGAAGTATGGGTATCGTTTTACTACTCGTTGCGCTATATTTAATTGTTGTATCGTTAGTAAAATATTTGGCATGA
- the kynB gene encoding arylformamidase yields MKTSKWIDISQPLNNDIATWPGDTPFSYEVLWSKEESGSVNVGKLTMSIHTGTHIDAPFHFDNDGKKVLDLDIQVYVGPTRIIDVSNLESIGKKELEKFHLEGVERLLLRTSSHGKANEFPDIIPHLRADIAPFLSEKGIRLIGVDVPSVDPLDDKELAAHHQLFKHSIHILENVVLDHVADGDYELIALPLALSDADGSPVRAVIRPI; encoded by the coding sequence ATGAAAACATCAAAGTGGATTGATATTTCACAACCGCTAAATAATGATATTGCTACTTGGCCAGGGGATACACCGTTCTCGTATGAAGTATTATGGTCAAAAGAAGAGAGTGGCTCAGTAAATGTCGGAAAGTTAACGATGAGTATTCATACAGGCACTCATATTGATGCACCGTTCCATTTTGATAATGATGGAAAGAAAGTGTTAGATTTAGATATTCAAGTTTATGTCGGACCTACGCGAATCATTGACGTTTCTAATCTTGAAAGCATTGGGAAAAAGGAATTAGAGAAATTTCATTTAGAAGGCGTAGAACGCTTGTTGTTACGTACATCTTCACATGGTAAAGCGAATGAATTCCCAGATATAATCCCGCATTTACGTGCGGATATAGCACCGTTTCTTTCAGAAAAAGGTATACGTTTAATCGGGGTGGATGTACCATCAGTTGATCCATTAGATGATAAAGAATTAGCAGCGCATCATCAATTGTTTAAACATAGTATACACATTTTAGAAAATGTCGTACTAGATCATGTAGCAGATGGTGATTACGAACTAATCGCATTACCACTTGCCTTATCAGATGCAGATGGAAGTCCAGTTCGAGCAGTTATTAGACCAATATAA
- the kynA gene encoding tryptophan 2,3-dioxygenase — MKENEKVIMEKGIHTDFKENMTYGEYLQLDSLLSSQKRLSDHHDEMLFIVIHQASELWMKLILHELNAAIESIKQDKLQPAFKMLARVSKIQSQIIQSWDILATLTPSEYIEFRDSLGQASGFQSYQYRMIEYALGYKTPHALKIYEKDPELHARLHTALHAPSLYNVAIQALVKEGFPIHKDVLNRDITQPYEEDATVEAAWLEVYADVKKYWNLYQLAEKLIDIEDWLQQWRFRHMKTVERIIGHKMGTGGSSGVSYLKRVLDQRFFPELWNVRTKL, encoded by the coding sequence ATGAAAGAAAATGAAAAGGTAATTATGGAAAAAGGGATTCATACGGACTTTAAAGAGAATATGACGTACGGGGAATATTTACAATTAGATAGTTTACTATCTTCTCAAAAGAGATTATCAGACCACCATGATGAAATGTTGTTCATCGTTATTCACCAAGCAAGCGAACTTTGGATGAAGCTTATTTTACATGAGTTAAACGCAGCAATTGAATCTATTAAACAAGACAAATTACAACCAGCTTTTAAAATGTTAGCACGTGTATCAAAAATCCAATCACAAATCATTCAATCTTGGGATATTCTTGCGACATTAACGCCGTCAGAGTACATTGAGTTTCGTGACTCGCTCGGTCAAGCTTCAGGTTTTCAATCGTATCAATATCGTATGATTGAGTATGCGCTTGGTTATAAAACGCCGCATGCCTTAAAAATTTATGAAAAAGATCCAGAATTACACGCTCGACTTCATACGGCGCTACATGCACCAAGTTTATATAATGTGGCAATTCAAGCTCTTGTAAAAGAAGGATTCCCAATTCATAAAGACGTGTTAAATCGTGATATTACGCAGCCATACGAAGAAGATGCAACAGTAGAAGCAGCATGGCTTGAAGTGTATGCTGATGTGAAAAAATATTGGAATTTATATCAGCTCGCTGAAAAACTTATCGATATTGAAGATTGGCTACAACAATGGCGTTTCCGTCATATGAAAACAGTAGAACGCATTATCGGACATAAAATGGGAACAGGTGGCTCTTCTGGTGTATCTTATTTAAAACGAGTACTTGATCAACGTTTCTTCCCAGAGCTTTGGAATGTTCGCACGAAATTATAA
- the kynU gene encoding kynureninase, with translation MYKEPFQPTYEYALECDKHDELKDFQTEFYKKEGTIYLDGNSLGLLSKRAEKSLLTLLDSWKEYGIDGWTEGEHPWFFLSEKLGELTAPLIGALPEETIVTGSTTTNIHQVIATFYEPKGIRTKILADELTFPSDIYALQSQIRLKGLDPDEHLVRVKSRDGRTLSEDDIIQAMTDDIALILLPSVLYRSGQILDMKRLTAEAHERGIHIGFDLCHSIGSIPHHFKEWDVDFAIWCNYKYLNAGPGGVAGLYVNKKHFNRLPGLSGWFSSRKDKQFDMEHTLTAADHAGAYQIGTPHVLSTAPLIGSLEIFKEAGIERLREKSLHITRFMLNLIAHELSDFGFTIGNPLEDEKRGGHIYLEHAEAARICKALKANGVIPDFRAPNGVRLAPVALYNTYEEVWQSVMILKKIMKDEEYKQFENKREVVA, from the coding sequence ATGTATAAAGAACCCTTTCAACCAACTTATGAGTATGCGCTTGAATGTGATAAACATGATGAACTGAAAGATTTTCAAACTGAATTTTATAAAAAAGAAGGAACAATATATTTAGATGGAAACTCATTAGGGCTACTTTCAAAAAGAGCAGAGAAATCGTTACTTACGTTGCTAGATTCATGGAAAGAGTATGGCATTGACGGCTGGACCGAGGGTGAGCATCCGTGGTTTTTCCTTTCGGAGAAATTAGGTGAATTGACTGCACCTCTTATTGGAGCTTTACCAGAAGAAACTATTGTAACCGGTTCCACGACAACGAATATTCATCAAGTAATCGCAACTTTCTATGAGCCGAAAGGAATTCGGACAAAAATTCTTGCGGATGAATTAACATTTCCATCAGATATATATGCACTTCAAAGTCAAATTCGTTTAAAGGGCCTAGATCCAGATGAACATTTAGTACGAGTGAAGAGCCGAGACGGTAGAACACTTTCTGAAGATGATATTATTCAAGCAATGACAGATGACATCGCGTTAATTTTATTGCCTTCTGTACTATATAGAAGTGGACAAATTCTTGATATGAAACGTTTAACAGCGGAAGCTCATGAGCGTGGTATTCATATCGGGTTCGATTTATGTCACTCAATCGGTTCTATTCCGCATCATTTCAAAGAATGGGATGTTGATTTCGCGATTTGGTGTAATTATAAATACTTAAACGCAGGACCTGGTGGTGTTGCAGGGCTTTATGTAAATAAAAAACATTTTAATAGACTTCCAGGCTTGTCTGGCTGGTTTAGTTCTAGAAAAGATAAGCAGTTTGATATGGAACATACATTAACAGCTGCTGACCATGCCGGTGCATATCAAATTGGTACTCCTCACGTATTAAGTACAGCGCCGTTAATCGGTTCTCTTGAAATTTTTAAAGAGGCTGGTATAGAGCGTTTACGTGAAAAATCTCTACATATTACAAGATTCATGCTTAATTTAATCGCTCATGAATTAAGTGATTTTGGATTTACAATTGGAAATCCATTAGAGGATGAAAAACGAGGCGGGCATATTTATTTAGAGCATGCAGAAGCAGCGCGCATATGTAAAGCGTTAAAAGCAAATGGAGTAATTCCAGATTTTAGAGCGCCAAATGGAGTGAGACTTGCGCCAGTTGCTTTATATAATACGTACGAAGAAGTATGGCAGTCTGTTATGATTTTAAAGAAAATTATGAAAGATGAAGAGTATAAGCAATTTGAAAATAAGCGAGAGGTTGTGGCATAA
- a CDS encoding NUDIX hydrolase: MSMSLYYKKIREQLGHELIFIPSVAAVIKNEQGEILFQYPGGEYWSLPAGAIEPGETPEEAVVREVWEETGLKVQVKKQKGVFGGEEYRHTYPNGDQVEYIVVVFECEITSGKLKSIDGESLKLQYFSLSEKPPLALPYPDKIFL, from the coding sequence ATGTCGATGTCGCTATATTATAAAAAAATCCGTGAGCAATTAGGTCATGAACTAATTTTTATACCGAGTGTAGCTGCTGTTATTAAAAATGAGCAAGGGGAAATCTTATTTCAATATCCTGGCGGAGAATACTGGAGCTTGCCAGCTGGAGCAATTGAACCTGGAGAAACTCCAGAAGAAGCGGTAGTTCGTGAAGTGTGGGAAGAAACAGGATTGAAAGTGCAAGTAAAAAAACAAAAAGGGGTGTTTGGAGGAGAAGAGTATCGCCATACATATCCGAATGGCGATCAAGTAGAATATATTGTTGTTGTGTTTGAATGTGAAATTACTAGTGGAAAACTGAAATCAATAGATGGTGAATCTTTAAAACTACAATATTTCTCATTATCTGAAAAGCCTCCTTTAGCACTACCATACCCTGATAAAATATTTTTATAG
- a CDS encoding SRPBCC domain-containing protein, translating into MSFAIEIVIKAPMDVVCDYIIEDEKIKEWNTFMIENRYPSNIDKENPRVGDKYISVQKVGKKILEAEVEILEYDTPHIISLGSEMKQGYSAMTYMLEEDEEGTALTLISEYEPSNFYYKIMYKLTGWISRGLAMEQMERLAECVETAYHKEV; encoded by the coding sequence ATGAGTTTTGCAATTGAAATAGTAATAAAAGCACCAATGGATGTTGTATGTGACTACATAATAGAAGATGAAAAAATAAAAGAATGGAATACATTTATGATAGAAAATCGCTATCCTTCAAATATAGATAAAGAGAATCCACGTGTAGGAGATAAATATATTTCTGTTCAAAAAGTCGGTAAGAAAATATTGGAGGCAGAAGTAGAAATTCTTGAATACGATACACCCCATATTATTTCACTAGGTAGTGAAATGAAGCAAGGATATTCAGCGATGACTTATATGTTAGAAGAAGATGAAGAAGGTACAGCACTAACATTAATTTCAGAATATGAACCGAGTAATTTTTACTATAAAATTATGTATAAGTTAACAGGCTGGATTTCACGAGGTTTAGCAATGGAACAAATGGAGCGTCTAGCAGAATGTGTAGAAACTGCTTATCATAAAGAAGTTTAA
- a CDS encoding DUF3977 family protein: protein MKYIEIGFGNRWFVRTETENKDGTEFEERGIIKPIYLESLYVRMWFRKTCLILDTKEGFKKVKKRRIEYKFIFGIVSRLAKEKVG from the coding sequence ATGAAGTATATTGAAATCGGCTTCGGAAATAGGTGGTTCGTTCGAACAGAAACTGAAAATAAAGATGGAACTGAATTTGAAGAACGAGGAATTATAAAACCTATTTACTTGGAGTCGTTATATGTACGAATGTGGTTTCGGAAAACGTGTTTAATTTTAGATACGAAAGAAGGGTTTAAAAAGGTTAAAAAGAGGAGGATTGAATATAAATTTATTTTTGGAATTGTAAGTAGACTGGCTAAAGAAAAAGTGGGCTAA
- a CDS encoding sigma-54-dependent Fis family transcriptional regulator, whose amino-acid sequence MLASPFYLHTWKKFVDEGVLDSNRINERISESWYRCKQANVNPHMNKGQKILSSNIFQDQKKKSEIFLDIAIPQIQNMRKTIDELQMMALLIDPDGYVLSLSGNEQTLKRAKHINFIEGVKWTEAAVGTNAIGTALEIEEAIMISGTEHYSVASHSWSCAAAPIHNDDGKLIGVLDFSCPIEFSHPYMLGMVTSIAHAIERECSIRVHQNELHLIHRFLDVIDSNEQVVICNHRNVIVSASKRIRERVTNWSRMKLEDLMYYGLKTKLEVPVYSNNRMIGKCIYVKENKQEKVFSTSLFINGITFPGVIGTSDAFQHTLEEIKLVSPTDASVYVCGETGVGKEYVARAIHENSPRKNGPFIAVNCGALPKELMESELFGYAEGAFTGARRQGYKGKFEQADGGTIFLDEIGEVPPEMQVALLRVLQERTVTPIGSSKEVPVNIRIITATHKDLLRLVEEGKFRQDLYYRLHVYPLYVPSLIERKEDIPYFIKHFCKRKNWNVVFPKSICNQFSQHTWPGNIRELLNALERIYILSQGREICEKQISFLLQTMMRNQHQLELQTENKTEDTLNFREKIQRDSMIEALEKTNGNVSSAAKLLDVPRSTFYKRMQKYKL is encoded by the coding sequence ATGTTAGCTTCACCGTTTTACTTACATACATGGAAAAAGTTTGTTGATGAAGGAGTCCTTGATTCGAACCGTATAAACGAAAGAATTTCAGAGTCATGGTATCGATGTAAACAAGCAAATGTGAATCCTCATATGAATAAAGGTCAGAAAATTTTGTCTTCTAATATTTTTCAAGACCAAAAGAAAAAGAGTGAAATCTTCTTAGATATAGCAATACCTCAAATACAAAATATGAGAAAAACCATTGATGAACTGCAAATGATGGCATTATTAATTGATCCAGATGGTTACGTTCTATCGTTAAGTGGAAATGAACAAACATTGAAACGAGCAAAACATATTAACTTCATTGAAGGTGTGAAATGGACGGAAGCAGCTGTTGGTACAAATGCAATAGGAACAGCGCTTGAGATTGAAGAGGCTATTATGATAAGTGGTACAGAGCATTATTCTGTCGCATCTCATAGCTGGAGCTGTGCGGCTGCTCCCATTCATAACGATGATGGGAAATTAATTGGTGTTCTAGATTTCTCCTGTCCAATTGAATTTTCGCATCCATATATGCTCGGAATGGTAACTTCGATTGCACATGCGATTGAACGTGAATGTAGTATTCGAGTACATCAAAATGAACTGCATTTAATCCATCGTTTTTTAGATGTAATTGACAGTAATGAACAAGTTGTAATTTGTAATCATCGTAATGTTATCGTTTCTGCAAGCAAGAGGATTCGGGAACGAGTAACTAATTGGTCACGAATGAAACTTGAAGATTTAATGTACTATGGATTGAAAACTAAATTAGAAGTTCCAGTATACAGTAATAATAGAATGATTGGGAAATGTATTTATGTAAAGGAAAATAAACAAGAAAAAGTATTTTCAACTTCCCTATTTATAAATGGCATCACTTTCCCTGGAGTAATTGGGACAAGCGATGCATTTCAACATACATTAGAAGAAATTAAGCTTGTATCACCAACTGATGCAAGTGTATATGTTTGTGGTGAAACAGGTGTAGGAAAAGAATATGTAGCGAGAGCGATTCATGAAAATAGTCCAAGAAAAAATGGTCCTTTTATAGCTGTTAACTGCGGTGCATTACCGAAAGAATTAATGGAAAGTGAATTGTTTGGTTATGCTGAAGGAGCGTTTACAGGTGCACGGCGTCAAGGATATAAAGGGAAATTCGAACAAGCAGACGGAGGAACAATATTTTTAGATGAAATTGGTGAAGTGCCTCCAGAGATGCAAGTAGCATTATTACGTGTTTTACAAGAAAGAACAGTAACCCCAATTGGCAGTTCAAAAGAGGTGCCAGTTAATATTCGTATTATTACTGCGACACATAAAGATCTATTGCGATTGGTAGAAGAAGGGAAATTCCGTCAAGATTTATATTATCGTTTACATGTTTATCCGCTATATGTTCCATCGTTAATAGAAAGAAAAGAGGATATTCCGTACTTCATAAAACACTTTTGCAAACGAAAGAATTGGAATGTTGTATTTCCAAAAAGTATTTGTAATCAATTTTCTCAGCATACATGGCCCGGAAATATTCGAGAATTATTAAATGCATTAGAACGCATCTACATTTTGTCGCAAGGACGGGAAATATGCGAAAAACAAATCTCTTTTTTATTACAAACAATGATGAGAAATCAACATCAGCTTGAATTGCAAACAGAAAATAAAACAGAGGACACATTGAATTTCCGTGAAAAAATACAGCGTGATAGCATGATTGAAGCGCTAGAAAAGACGAACGGAAATGTTTCGTCAGCTGCAAAACTGTTAGATGTACCTCGAAGTACATTTTATAAACGAATGCAAAAATATAAGTTATAA
- a CDS encoding arylamine N-acetyltransferase, producing the protein MNQVQLVNSFLSFLDTTKQPTSLKFLNELIKAHQEKIKWETLTKIIDWEKGNETGNYFPSIETYINRITTKGLGGTCWTHSIGFHWLLSNLGFDVHYMYMDPGHLCLRVNLDQPYYVDVGYCAPLFKAYPLYESFQVSNVRETFTYEVSNNRIKIARNPGPAKILHTDPIHLSSMKELITKSNDWHTSPVLKKIQIFGYIDGIPTSINNNVLKRYFQGKKREHIITSSELNYWITERFCVDKEIYERAIEIFNEKSSNSKSVTHGIE; encoded by the coding sequence ATGAACCAAGTACAACTAGTAAATAGCTTTCTATCATTTTTAGATACGACAAAACAGCCTACTAGCTTAAAATTTTTAAATGAGCTTATTAAAGCTCATCAAGAAAAAATAAAATGGGAAACTCTTACTAAAATAATTGACTGGGAAAAAGGTAATGAAACAGGCAATTATTTTCCTTCCATTGAGACATACATAAACCGTATTACAACAAAAGGTCTCGGGGGTACTTGTTGGACACACTCAATTGGATTCCATTGGTTATTATCAAATCTTGGTTTTGATGTTCATTATATGTATATGGATCCCGGACATTTATGCTTACGGGTTAACTTAGATCAACCTTATTATGTTGATGTTGGTTATTGTGCACCTTTATTCAAAGCTTACCCACTTTATGAATCATTTCAAGTAAGTAATGTAAGAGAAACTTTCACTTATGAAGTCTCAAATAATAGGATTAAAATTGCTAGAAATCCAGGTCCAGCAAAAATCTTACATACAGATCCAATACATTTATCAAGTATGAAAGAACTCATTACAAAGTCTAACGATTGGCATACATCTCCTGTATTAAAGAAAATTCAGATTTTCGGTTATATCGATGGTATTCCAACTTCTATTAATAATAATGTTTTAAAACGATATTTCCAAGGTAAGAAAAGAGAACACATCATTACATCTTCTGAACTTAATTATTGGATAACAGAAAGATTTTGTGTTGATAAAGAAATATATGAAAGAGCTATTGAAATTTTCAATGAAAAATCTTCAAACAGTAAAAGCGTTACTCACGGAATTGAGTAA
- a CDS encoding NIPSNAP family protein, which translates to MFYRRKYYIVKNEFVEIFNGHFNNTNLPNQLKYGSRLIGRWMKDNKNGTTEVFAIWEYDSYEQYKEIESKIRNDEKHIRKIHEWYEKHGGREYVLQEYIVEMKNEELVCTVK; encoded by the coding sequence ATGTTTTACAGAAGAAAGTACTATATAGTAAAGAATGAATTTGTAGAAATATTTAATGGGCATTTTAATAACACGAATTTACCTAATCAGTTAAAGTATGGTTCCAGGCTAATAGGACGATGGATGAAAGATAATAAGAATGGTACGACTGAAGTGTTTGCCATATGGGAATATGATAGTTATGAACAGTATAAAGAAATAGAATCAAAGATTAGAAATGACGAGAAGCATATTAGAAAAATACATGAATGGTATGAAAAACATGGCGGAAGAGAATATGTTTTACAGGAGTACATAGTAGAGATGAAAAACGAAGAGTTAGTATGTACTGTAAAGTGA
- a CDS encoding TetR/AcrR family transcriptional regulator — translation MKNTTLSSRKHRSLETKKKLLHSGYTIFIRNGFQKTTITQIIKHAETGYGTAYVYFKNKDDLLIVLMEDVMNQFYNIAERSFSPQTTEEARTMIQNQVKAFLQLAEKERAILQVVEEAIGLSKEIRQKWDEIRERFINSITQDITYSQESGLAHSKLNKEIVARAWFAMNEMFLWTIVQNDKKLELEEIVHTLTEMYTTGLYK, via the coding sequence TTGAAAAACACTACTCTTTCATCAAGAAAACACCGCTCCTTAGAAACAAAGAAGAAACTATTACACTCTGGTTACACTATTTTTATTCGTAACGGATTTCAAAAAACGACAATTACACAAATTATTAAACACGCTGAAACCGGTTATGGCACGGCATATGTATACTTTAAAAACAAAGATGATCTTCTCATCGTTTTAATGGAAGATGTTATGAATCAATTTTATAATATCGCTGAGCGCTCTTTTTCGCCTCAAACGACAGAAGAAGCACGTACAATGATCCAAAATCAAGTTAAAGCATTTCTACAATTAGCAGAGAAAGAACGAGCAATTTTACAAGTTGTAGAAGAAGCAATTGGGTTATCAAAAGAGATACGTCAAAAATGGGACGAGATACGGGAACGCTTTATAAACAGTATTACGCAAGATATTACATACTCTCAAGAAAGTGGGTTAGCACATTCTAAATTGAATAAAGAAATTGTAGCACGTGCTTGGTTTGCGATGAATGAGATGTTTCTTTGGACGATTGTGCAAAATGATAAAAAATTAGAGTTAGAAGAAATCGTGCATACATTAACGGAAATGTATACGACAGGGTTATATAAATAG